From a single Opisthocomus hoazin isolate bOpiHoa1 chromosome 6, bOpiHoa1.hap1, whole genome shotgun sequence genomic region:
- the ZBTB41 gene encoding zinc finger and BTB domain-containing protein 41: protein MKKRRRLAPNLNEKVHLGHEKDTSEQILVVDCAPGIVSKPAAIAPADQLESSQELSPSSEQRKLLSSLQYNKNLLKYLNDDRQKHPSFCDLLIIVEGKEFSAHKVVVAVGSSYFHACLSKNPSTDVVTLDHVTHSVFQHLLEFLYTSEFFVYKNEIPLVLEAAKFLDIIDAVKLLNNENISNIQTDVVTDAPTPVETLSELTGKLLNSHQCTFCGRSFCYKKSLENHLAKAHRSLSLERKHGLKMVEKADFSTRRSMRNRKCPAKFDNSDNESGDASDSNLEKVSSDKETSDRSEFEDSESECNADEEGQEEEMSGEDSESEEQSEKEQNDTEEGSEAVDSMGNIPEGLAPVIIQSSSKKLLQCPKCDKKFDRIGKYESHTRVHTGEKPFECDICHQRYSTKSNLTVHRKKHSSDTDFHKKEHKCPYCNKLHASKKTLAKHVKRFHPENVQEFLSIKKTKSEGWKCDICKKSFTRRPHLEEHMILHSQDKPFKCTYCEEHFKSRFARLKHQEKFHLGPFPCDICGRQFNDTGNLKRHIECTHGGKRKWTCFICGKSVRERTTLKEHLRIHSGEKPHLCSICGQSFRHGSSYRLHLRVHHDDKRYECEECGKTFIRHDHLTKHKKIHSGEKAHQCEECGKCFGRRDHLTVHYKSVHLGEKVWQKYKATFHQCEVCKKVFKGKSSLEMHFRTHSGEKPYKCQICNQSFRIKKTLTKHMVIHSDARPFNCQHCNATFKRKDKLKYHIDHVHGSKAAEEALTSSSEEKLVSLPVQYTSDDKVYQTEGKQYVEQSKAYQSEAKTLLQNVSTDVCVPVTLVPVQMPEPQADLVQHTTQSHGILPPQPEQTDYQRATDLSFLEKYTLTPQPANIVHPVRPEQMLDPRDQSYLGTLLGLDTAPTVQNISNNEHS, encoded by the exons ATGAAGAAAAGGAGACGGCTTGCTCCAAATCTAAACGAAAAGGTTCATCTCGGCCATGAGAAAGATACTTCAGAACAGATTCTTGTAGTAGACTGTGCGCCAGGAATTGTCTCAAAGCCTGCAGCAATAGCTCCTGCAGATCAGCTTGAATCTTCCCAGGAACTTTCACCATCATCAGAACAAAGAAAGCTCCTAAGCTCATTGCAGTATAACAAAAATCTACTTAAATACTTAAATGATGATAGACAGAAACATCCATCATTTTGTGATTTACTCATAATTGTAGAAGGAAAAGAATTTAGTGCACACAAAGTTGTGGTGGCTGTTGGGAGTAGTTATTTTCATGCATGTTTGAGCAAAAATCCAAGCACCGATGTCGTCACGTTAGATCATGTAACTCATTCTGTCTTTCAGCATTTACTTGAGTTTCTCTACACATCTGAgttttttgtatataaaaatgaaattccGTTAGTGCTGGAAGCAGCAAAATTTTTAGATATCATAGATGCAGTGAAGttattaaataatgaaaatatttctaacaTACAGACTGATGTGGTAACTGATGCACCTACACCAGTAGAGACACTCAGTGAACTGACAGGTAAACTATTAAATAGCCATCAGTGCACTTTTTGTGGTCGAAGCTTCTGTTACAAGAAGTCCTTAGAAAATCATTTGGCTAAAGCCCACAGATCCCTTTCACTGGAAAGAAAACATGGGTTAAAAATGGTTGAGAAGGCCGACTTTTCCACTAGACGTTCTATGAGAAATCGTAAATGTCCAGCTAAATTTGATAACAGCGACAATGAAAGTGGTGATGCCTCTGACAGCAATTTGGAAAAAGTCAGTTCTGACAAGGAAACATCTGATAGAAGTGAATTTGAAGACAGTGAAAGTGAATGCAATGCTGATGAAGAGGGACAGGAAGAGGAGATGTCAGGTGAAGATTCAGAGTCTGAAGAACAAAGTGAAAAAGAACAGAATGACACTGAAGAGGGTTCTGAGGCAGTTGATTCAATGGGAAATATTCCTGAAGGCTTAGCTCCAGTCATCATTCAAAGCAGTAGCAAAAAACTACTGCAGTGTCCTAAGTGTGACAAAAAATTTGATCGAATAG GCAAATATGAGAGCCATACACGTGtacacacgggtgagaagccttTCGAGTGTGATATATGTCATCAGCGCTATTCAACGAAGTCCAACCTGACAGTGCACAGAAAGAAACACTCTAGTGATACTGACTTTCATAAAAAGGAACACAAATGTCCCTACTGCAATAAGCTGCATGCAAGCAAAAAGACTTTAGCGAAGCATGTGAAGAG GTTTCATCCAGAGAATGTACAAGAATTTCTTTCTATCAAGAAGACAAAGAGTGAAGGTTGGAAATGTGAT ATATGTAAGAAATCTTTCACTCGAAGACCTCATTTAGAAGAGCATATGATCCTTCACTCTCAGGATAAACCCTTTAAGTGTACCTACTGCGAAGAGCACTTTAAATCCCGATTTGCAAGACTGAAACATCAAGAAAAATTCCATCTCG GGCCTTTTCCTTGTGATATTTGCGGCCGCCAGTTTAATGATACAGGAAATCTGAAACGCCATATAGAATGTACTCATGGAGGAAAGAGGAAATGGACATGTTTCATCTGTGGAAAATCTGTTAGGGAACG AACAACTTTGAAAGAACATCTGAGAATTCACAGTGGAGAGAAGCCTCATCTTTGCAGTATTTGTGGGCAGAGTTTTCGTCATGGAAGCTCTTACAG ACTTCATCTAAGAGTCCACCATGATGACAAGAGATATGAATGTGAAGAATGTGGGAAGACATTTATTCGGCATGACCACctgacaaaacacaaaaaaatacactCAG GTGAAAAAGCACATCAGTGTGAGGAATGTGGAAAATGTTTTGGCCGTAGAGATCACCTTACTGTTCATTATAAAAGTGTTCATCTGGGAGAAAAAGTCTGGCAGAA gtaTAAAGCAACATTTCACCAGTGTGAAGTCTGTAAGAAGGTTTTTAAAGGGAAATCAAGTTTGGAAATGCATTTTAGGACACAttcag GTGAGAAACCCTACAAATGTCAAATCTGTAATCAGTCTTTTAGAATTAAGAAGACATTAACAAAACACATGGTTATTCATTCAGATGCTCGACCTTTTAATTGCCAACACTGCAACGCAACATTTAAACGAAAAGACAAGCTGAAATATCATATTGATCATGTTCATGGATCAAAGGCTGCAGAAGAGGCACTGACATCTTCTTCGGAGGAAAAGCTAGTCTCCTTACCAGTGCAGTACACCTCTGATGACAAAGTTTACCAAACTGAGGGTAAACAGTATGTGGAACAGTCCAAAGCATATCAATCAGAAGCCAAAACTTTGCTGCAGAATGTATCTACAgatgtgtgtgtgcctgtgactCTCGTACCGGTTCAGATGCCTGAGCCGCAAGCTGATCTAGTACAGCATACTACTCAGTCACATGGCATTCTTCCTCCACAGCCTGAGCAGACAGATTACCAACGAGCAACAGATCTATCATTTCTAGAGAAATATACTCTTACTCCACAACCTGCAAATATTGTTCATCCTGTAAGGCCTGAGCAGATGTTGGATCCTAGAGACCAGTCATATCTTGGAACTTTACTGGGGCTAGATACAGCTCCTACTGTACAGAATATTTCGAACAATGAACATTCATGA